A genomic segment from Callithrix jacchus isolate 240 chromosome 8, calJac240_pri, whole genome shotgun sequence encodes:
- the ARF6 gene encoding ADP-ribosylation factor 6 — MGKVLSKIFGNKEMRILMLGLDAAGKTTILYKLKLGQSVTTIPTVGFNVETVTYKNVKFNVWDVGGQDKIRPLWRHYYTGTQGLIFVVDCADRDRIDEARQELHRIINDREMRDAIILIFANKQDLPDAMKPHEIQEKLGLTRIRDRNWYVQPSCATSGDGLYEGLTWLTSNYKS, encoded by the coding sequence ATGGGGAAGGTGCTATCCAAAATCTTCGGGAACAAGGAAATGCGGATCCTCATGTTGGGCCTGGACGCGGCCGGCAAGACAACAATCCTGTACAAGTTGAAGCTCGGCCAGTCAGTGACCACCATTCCCACCGTGGGTTTCAACGTGGAGACGGTGACTTACAAAAATGTCAAGTTCAACGTGTGGGATGTGGGCGGCCAGGACAAGATCCGGCCGCTCTGGCGGCATTACTACACTGGGACCCAAGGTCTGATCTTCGTAGTGGACTGCGCCGACCGCGATCGCATCGACGAGGCCCGCCAGGAGCTGCACCGCATTATCAATGACCGGGAGATGAGGGACGCCATAATCCTCATCTTCGCCAACAAGCAGGACCTGCCCGATGCCATGAAACCCCACGAGATCCAGGAGAAACTGGGCCTGACCCGGATTCGGGACAGGAACTGGTATGTGCAGCCCTCCTGTGCCACCTCAGGGGACGGACTCTATGAGGGGCTCACATGGTTAACCTCTAACTACAAATCTTAA